A single region of the Lates calcarifer isolate ASB-BC8 linkage group LG3, TLL_Latcal_v3, whole genome shotgun sequence genome encodes:
- the elmo1 gene encoding engulfment and cell motility protein 1 isoform X5: MQVVREQIMRALTLKPNSLDQFKSRLQNLSYTEILKIRQSERMNQEDFQSRPILELREKIQPEIMELIKQQRLNRLCEGTCFRKISSRRRQDKFWYCRLSPNHKVLHYGDLEESPQGEVPHDSLQDKLPVADIKAVITGKDCPHMKEKGALKQNKEVLELAFSVLYESDEYLNFIAPDKHEYCVWTDGLNALLGKEMTSDYTKSDMDTLLSMEMKLRLLDLENIQIPEAPPPIPKEPSNYDFVYDCN; the protein is encoded by the exons ATGCAGGTGGTGAGGGAGCAGATCATGCGAGCACTGACTCTCAAGCCTAATTCCCTGGACCAGTTCAAGAGTCGCCTGCAGAACCTGAGCTACACAGAGATCCTGAAGATACGCCAGTCCGAGAGAATGAATCAGGAAGATTTCCAGTCCCGCCCCATCCT GGAGCTGAGGGAGAAGATCCAGCCAGAGATCATGGAgctgatcaaacagcagaggcTCAACAGGTTGTGTGAAGGAACCTGCTTCAGGAAAATCAGTAGTCGCAGGAGGcaag ATAAGTTTTGGTATTGCCGTCTGTCTCCGAACCATAAAGTCCTGCACTATGGAGATCTGGAAGAGAGCCCTCAGGGCGAGGTGCCCCACGACTCTTTACAGGACAAAC TGCCTGTGGCTGATATCAAAGCTGTTATCACCGGCAAAGACTGTCCTCACATGAAGGAGAAGGGAGCCCTGAAGCAAAACAag GAGGTGTTAGAGCTGGCCTTTTCTGTCCTCTATGAGTCCGACGAGTATTTAAACTTTATCGCTCCTGACAAGCATGAG TATTGCGTGTGGACAGACGGTCTTAACGCCCTCCTCGGTAAGGAGATGACCAGTGATTACACCAAATCTGACATGGACACCCTGCTCTCCATGGAGATGAAGCTCCGCCTCTTGGATCTAGAGAACATCCAGATTCCCGAGGCCCCGCCCCCGATTCCCAAAGAACCTAGCAACTATGACTTTGTTTATGACTGTAACTAG